In Dromaius novaehollandiae isolate bDroNov1 chromosome 3, bDroNov1.hap1, whole genome shotgun sequence, the following are encoded in one genomic region:
- the NEIL2 gene encoding endonuclease 8-like 2 yields the protein MPEGPSVKKFQLLTSPFVGQVVTKVGGSSRKINVNELKALRLQDSRVHGKNLFLAFVAAGGLLGPTVEELALQGEACSGASSPAQEGQEQVCAPQIGLPEEELQEVPHSRSDAPDAGDPGNWLRVHFGLFGSIRANEFSRANKANKRGDWKDPVPRLVLHFESGGFLVFYNCRMHWCSSPMADPASDILSVEFHRGRALDALRRPDPVCYTLLDQRYFSGLGNIIKNEILYLAKIHPLTQGSLLALSDLERLLDYAIQFSSDWLQSKLRGKGLHPQIYQKEQCPLGHTVMKGTLGPLHGLKRLTWWCPQCQPAVPSGSGDPSSVTK from the exons ATGCCGGAGGGCCCGTCAGTGAAGAAGTTCCAGCTGCTGACTTCCCCTTTTGTGGGACAAGTAGTGACCAAGGTGGGGGGAAGCAGTCGGAAGATCAACGTGAATGAACTGAAAGCACTGAGGCTCCAGGACTCTCGG gtTCATGGGAAGAACTTGTTCCTGGCATTTGTGGCAGCTGGAGGTCTGCTAGGACCAACTGTAGAAGAGCTAGCATTGCAAGGAGAGGCTTGTAGTGGGGCAAGTTCTCCTGCCCAGGAGGGACAAGAGCAGGTTTGTGCTCCGCAGATAGGCCTCCCAGAAGAGGAGCTTCAGGAAGTCCCACACTCCAGATCTGATGCCCCAGATGCAGGGGATCCAGGCAACTGGCTGCGTGTCCATTTTGGCTTGTTTGGCAGCATTCGGGCAAATGAATTCTCAAGAGCAAATAAAGCCAATAAGAGAGGGGACTGGAAGGACCCTGTACCCAG GCTGGTTCTGCACTTTGAGAGTGGGGGCTTCCTTGTTTTCTACAACTGCCGAATGCACTGGTGCTCTTCTCCGATGGCTGATCCTGCTTCTGACATCTTGTCTGTGGAGTTCCACCGTGGTCGAGCACTGGATGCCCTCAGGAGACCTGATCCTGTCTGCTACACTCTCTTAGATCAGAGATATTTTTCAGGGCTGG GGAACATCATTAAGAATGAGATTTTGTACCTGGCAAAGATTCATCCATTAACACAGGGCTCTCTCTTGGCTCTCTCGGATCTGGAGCGTCTGCTTGACTACGCCATTCAGTTCAGCtctgactggctgcagagcaagCTGCGTGGGAAAGGGTTGCACCCTCAGATCTATCAGAAGGAGCAGTGTCCCCTTGGGCACACAGTGATGAAGGGAACCCTCGGACCCTTGCATGGCTTGAAGAGACTGACTTGGTGGTGTCCTCAGTGCCAGCCTGCAGTGCCCTCAGGGAGTGGGGATCCTTCCTCAGTCACCAAGTGA